One Perognathus longimembris pacificus isolate PPM17 chromosome 2, ASM2315922v1, whole genome shotgun sequence DNA segment encodes these proteins:
- the Ephb6 gene encoding ephrin type-B receptor 6, producing the protein MATEGTVQSGNGVAGMVSSLWILVLGPSVLALEEVLLDTTGETSEIGWLTYPPGGWDEVSVLDDQRRLTRTFEACHVAGAPPGTAQDNWLQTHFVERRGAQRAHIRLHFSVRACSSLGVSGGACRETFTLYYRQAEEPDGLDSVSAWHLKRWTKVDTIAADESFPASSSFTSSSSSTSSSSSTWTVGPHRTSQQRAGLQLNVKERSFGPLTQRGFYVAFQDTGACLALVAVKLFSYTCPTVLRAFASFPETQASGAGGASLVAAVGTCVAHAEPEEDGVGGQAGGSPPRLHCNGEGKWMVAVGGCRCQPGHQPARGDKICQACPGGSYKALAGNGPCSPCPVRSHAPDPAAPVCPCLQGFYRATSDPPEAPCTGPPSAPRELWFEVQGSALMLHWRLPQELGGRGDLLFNVVCKECGGHPEGGVRGACRRCRDEVHFDPRQRGLTESRVLVGGLRAHVPYILEVQAVNGVSELSPDPPQAAAINVSTSHEVPSAVPVVHQVSRAANSITVSWPQPDQTNGNILDYQLRYYDQAEDESHSFTLTSETNTATVTRLSPGHIYGFQVRARTAAGHGPYGGKVYFQTLPQGELSSQLPEKLSLVIGSILGALAFLLLAAITVLAVIFQRKRRGTGYTEQLQQYSSPGLGVKYYIDPSTYEDPCQAIRELAREVDPAYIKIEEVIGAGSFGEVRRGRLQPRGRREQAVAIQALWAGGAESLQMTFLGRAALLGQFQHPNILRLEGVVTKSRPLMVLTELMELGPLDSFLRQREGQFSSLQLVAMQRGVAAAMQYLSSFAFVHRALSAQSVLVNSHLVCKVARLGHNPQGPGSLLRWAAPEVIVHGKHSTASDVWSFGILMWEVMSYGERPYWDMTEQEVLNAIEQEFRLPPPPGCPPGLHLLMLDTWQKDRARRPHFDQLVAAFDKMIRKPDTLQADGGPADRPSQALLNPVALDFPCLDSPQAWLSAIGLECYQDNFSKFGLCTFSDVAQLSLEDLPALGITLAGHQKKLLHNIQLLQQHLRQPGSVEV; encoded by the exons ATGGCTACTGAAGGGACGGTGCAGTCAGGGAACGGAGTGGCGGGCATGGTGTCCAGCCTGTGGATCCTGGTCCTGGGGCCCTCAGTTCTGGCTCTGGAAG AGGTATTGCTGGACACCACAGGAGAGACCTCTGAGATCGGCTGGCTCACCTACCCACCAGGTGGG TGGGATGAGGTGAGCGTTCTAGACGACCAGCGTCGCCTGACGAGGACCTTCGAGGCATGCCACGTGGCAGGGGCCCCTCCGGGCACTGCACAGGACAACTGGCTGCAGACCCACTTCGTGGAGCGGCGAGGGGCCCAGCGGGCCCACATCCGACTGCACTTCTCCGTGAGGGCGTGCTCCAGCCTGGGCGTGAGTGGGGGTGCCTGCCGCGAGACCTTCACGCTTTACTACCGTCAGGCTGAGGAGCCGGATGGCCTGGACAGCGTTTCCGCCTGGCATCTCAAACGCTGGACCAAGGTGGACACGATTGCGGCTGATGAGAGCTTtccggcctcctcctccttcacctcctcctcctcctccacctcgtcctcctcctccacgTGGACCGTGGGACCTCACAGGACCAGTCAGCAGCGAGCTGGACTGCAGTTGAATGTCAAAGAGCGGAGCTTTGGGCCTCTTACCCAACGTGGTTTCTATGTAGCCTTTCAGGACACCGGGGCCTGCCTGGCGCTCGTAGCGGTCAAGCTGTTCTCCTACACCTGCCCCACCGTTCTGCGTGCCTTTGCTTCCTTTCCCGAGACCCAAGCCAGTGGGGCTGGGGGGGCCTCCCTTGTAGCCGCCGTGGGCACCTGCGTGGCTCACGCAGAACCTGAGGAGGATGGAGTTGGGGGCCAGGCGGGGGGCAGTCCCCCCAGGCTGCACTGCAACGGGGAGGGCAAGTGGATGGTGGCCGTCGGGGGCTGCCGTTGCCAGCCTGGCCACCAGCCTGCGCGTGGAGACAAGATCTGCCAAG CCTGCCCCGGGGGCTCCTATAAGGCCTTGGCTGGGAATGGCCCCTGCTCTCCATGCCCAGTCCGCAGCCACGCCCCTGACCCCGCCGCTCCCGtgtgcccctgcctccagggctTCTACAGGGCCACTTCCGACCCCCCCGAAGCCCCCTGCACTG gcCCTCCGTCGGCTCCCCGAGAACTGTGGTTCGAGGTACAAGGCTCAGCTCTCATGCTTCACTGGCGTTTGCCCCAGGAGTTGGGGGGCCGAGGGGACCTGCTCTTCAACGTCGTGTGCAAGGAGTGTGGAGGCCACCCGGAGGGCGGCGTCCGGGGTGCGTGTCGCCGCTGCAGGGACGAGGTGCATTTTGACCCCCGCCAGAGGGGATTGACCGAGAGCCGAGTATTGGTCGGGGGTCTCCGAGCACATGTACCCTACATCTTGGAAGTGCAGGCTGTCAACGGGGTGTCGGAGCTCAGCCCTGACCCTCCCCAGGCCGCAGCCATCAACGTCAGCACCAGCCACGAAG TCCCCTCCGCAGTCCCCGTGGTGCACCAGGTGAGCCGGGCAGCCAACAGCATCACGGTGTCCTGGCCCCAGCCTGACCAGACAAACGGAAACATCCTAGACTACCAGCTCCGCTACTACGACCAG GCAGAAGACGAATCTCACTCCTTCACCCTGACCAGCGAGACCAACACTGCCACTGTGACAAGGCTGAGCCCCGGGCACATCTATGGCTTCCAGGTGCGGGCACGGACTGCCGCTGGCCACGGACCCTATGGGGGAAAAGTCTATTTCCAGACGCTGCCTCAAG GTGAGCTGTCCTCTCAGCTCCCAGAGAAGTTGTCCTTGGTGATCGGCTCCatcctgggggccttggccttccTCCTGCTGGCAGCCATCACGGTGCTGGCTGTCATCTTCCAGCG GAAGCGGCGTGGGACAGGCTACACGGAGCAACTCCAGCAGTACAGCAGTCCAG GGCTTGGGGTCAAGTATTACATTGACCCCTCCACCTATGAGGACCCCTGCCAGGCCATCCGAGAGCTTGCACGGGAGGTGGACCCCGCGTATATCAAGATTGAAGAGGTCATTGGGGCAG GCTCCTTTGGAGAAGTCCGCCGAGGCCGCCTGCAGCCCCGGGGGAGGCGGGAACAGGCTGTGGCCATCCAGGCCCTGTGGGCTGGGGGTGCCGAAAGCCTGCAGATGACCTTCCTGGGCCGGGCCGCCCTGCTGGGCCAGTTCCAGCACCCCAACATCCTGCGGCTGGAGGGCGTGGTCACCAAGAGCCGGCCTCTGATGGTGCTGACAGAGCTCATGGAGCTCGGGCCCCTGGACAGCTTCCTCAGG CAGCGGGAGGGCCAGTTCAGCAGCCTGCAGCTGGTGGCCATGCAGCGGGGCGTGGCCGCCGCCATGCAATACCTGTCCAGCTTCGCCTTCGTGCACCGCGCCCTCTCGGCCCAAAGCGTGCTGGTGAACAGCCACCTCGTCTGCAAAGTGGCCCGACTCGGCCACAACCCTCAG GGTCCCGGGTCTCTGCTGCGCTGGGCCGCGCCCGAGGTCATCGTGCACGGGAAGCACAGCACGGCCAGCGACGTCTGGAGCTTTGGGATACTCATGTGGGAAGTGATGAGCTACGGGGAGCGGCCCTACTGGGACATGACGGAGCAGGAG GTACTAAATGCAATAGAACAGGAGTTCCGGCTGCCCCCACCTCCAGGTTGTCCACCCGGACTCCATCTGCTGATGCTTGACACGTGGCAGAAGGATCGTGCCCGGAGGCCTCACTTTGACCAACTGGTAGCTGCCTTTGACAAGATGATCCGCAAACCTGACACCCTGCAGGCTGACGGGGGCCCCGCGGACAG GCCTTCCCAGGCCCTCCTGAATCCTGTGGCCCTGGACTTCCCTTGCCTGGACTCACCCCAGGCCTGGCTTTCGGCCATTGGACTGGAATGCTATCAGGACAACTTCTCCAAGTTCGGCCTCTGCACCTTCAGTGATGTAGCTCAGCTGAGTCTGGA AGACCTGCCGGCCTTGGGCATCACCCTGGCCGGCCACCAGAAGAAGCTGCTGCATAACATCCAGCTCCTCCAGCAGCACCTGAGACAGCCGGGCTCCGTCGAGGTGTGA
- the Trpv6 gene encoding transient receptor potential cation channel subfamily V member 6, whose amino-acid sequence MGWSLPKEKGIILCLWNKFCKWVHRQESWTQSRDEQILLQQKRIWESPLLLAAKENDVQALSKLLKYQGCNVHQKGAMGETALHIAALYDNLEAAMLLMEAAPELVFEPMTSELYAGQTALHIAVMNQNVNLVRALLARGASVCARATGFAFHLSPHNLIYYGEHPLSFAACVGSEEIVRLLIEHGADIRAQDSLGNTVLHILILQPNKTFACQMYNLLLSYDGGDHLQSLEMVPNHQGLTPFKLAGVEGNTVMFQHLMQKRKHIQWTYGPLTSTLYDLTEIDSSGDEQSLLELIVTTKKREARHILDQTPVKELVSLKWKRYGRPYFCVLGAIYLVYIICFTMCCVYRPLKPRTTNRTNPRDNTLLQQKLLQEAYVTPKDDVRLVGELVTIIGAVIILLVEIPDIFRLGVTRFFGQTILGGPFHVIIITYAFMVLVTMVMRLTNTDGEVVPMSFALVLGWCNVMYFARGFQMLGPFTIMIQKMIFGDLMRFCWLMAVVILGFASAFYIIFQTEDPDELGHFYDYPMALFSTFELFLTIIDGPANYDVDLPFMYSITYAAFAIIATLLMLNLLIAMMGDTHWRVAHERDELWRAQVVATTVMLERKLPRCLWPRSGICGREYGLGDRWFLRVEDRQDVNRQRILRYAQAFQPQDVLCSEDLDKDSGGKLELGRPFGPYLSFPTPSVSRSTSRSSTNWERLRQGALRRDLRGVVNKGLEDGEGWEYQI is encoded by the exons GATTTGGGAGTCTCCTCTCCTCCTAGCAGCCAAAGAAAATGATGTCCAGGCGCTGAGTAAGCTGCTCAAGTATCAGGGCTGCAACGTGCACCAGAAAG GAGCCATGGGAGAGACAGCTCTGCACATCGCCGCCCTGTATGACAACCTGGAGGCCGCCATGTTGCTGATGGAAGCCGCCCCAGAGTTGGTCTTTGAACCTATGACTTCTGAGCTCTACGCAG GTCAGACTGCACTGCACATCGCCGTCATGAACCAGAACGTGAACCTGGTGCGCGCCCTGCTTGCCCGCGGGGCCAGCGTCTGTGCCAGAGCTACGGGCTTTGCCTTCCACCTCAGCCCCCACAACCTCATCTACTATG GAGAGCACCCGCTGTCCTTTGCTGCCTGTGTGGGCAGTGAGGAGATCGTCCGGCTGCTCATCGAGCATGGCGCTGACATTCGGGCCCAGGACTCCCTGG GAAACACGGTGCTTCACATCCTCATCCTGCAGCCCAACAAAACCTTTGCCTGTCAGATGTACAACCTGCTGCTGTCGTATGATGGAGGGGACCACCTGCAGTCCTTGGAAATGGTGCCCAACCACCAGGGCCTCACCCCCTTCAAGCTGGCCGGAGTGGAGGGCAACACAGTG ATGTTCCAACACCTGATGCAGAAGCGGAAGCACATCCAGTGGACGTACGGGCCGCTCACCTCCACCCTCTATGACCTCACGGAGATCGACTCCTCAGGTGACGAGCAGTCCCTGTTGGAACTCATTGTCACTACCAAGAAGCGAGAG GCTCGCCATATCCTGGATCAGACCCCGGTGAAGGAGCTGGTGAGCCTCAAATGGAAGAGGTATGGGAGGCCCTACTTCTGTGTGCTGGGCGCCATCTACCTGGTGTACATCATCTGTTTCACCATGTGCTGCGTCTACCGCCCTCTCAAGCCCAGGACCACCAACAGAACCAACCCCCGGGACAACACCCTCCTTCAGCAGAAGCTGCTTCAG gagGCCTATGTGACCCCCAAAGATGACGTCAGGCTGGTAGGGGAGCTGGTGACCATCATTGGGGCTGTGATCATCCTGCTGGTGGAG ATTCCGGACATCTTCAGGTTGGGGGTCACTCGCTTCTTTGGACAGACCATTCTTGGGGGACCATTTCATGTTATCAT CATCACCTATGCCTTCATGGTGCTGGTGACCATGGTGATGCGACTCACCAACACGGATGGGGAGGTGGTGCCCATGTCCTTTGCCCTGGTGCTGGGCTGGTGCAATGTCATGTATTTTGCCCGAGGATTCCAGATGCTGGGCCCCTTCACCATCATGATCCAGAAG ATGATTTTTGGAGATCTGATGCGATTCTGCTGGCTGATGGCTGTGGTGATCCTGGGCTTTGCATCAG CCTTCTACATCATCTTCCAGACAGAAGACCCCGATGAGCTGGGCCATTTCTACGACTACCCCATGGCACTGTTCAGCACCTTCGAACTGTTCCTCACCATCATCGATGGCCCCGCCAACTACGACGTGGATCTGCCCTTCATGTACAGCATTACTTACGCCGCCTTTGCCATCATCGCCACCCTGCTCATGCTCAACCTTCTTATTGCCATGATGGGTGACACTCACTGGCGCGTGGCCCATGAGCGAGACGAGCTCTGGAGAGCCCAG GTGGTGGCCACCACAGTGATGCTGGAGCGGAAGCTGCCTCGCTGCCTGTGGCCTCGCTCAGGAATCTGTGGGCGCGAGTATGGTCTGGGGGACCGCTGGTTCCTGCG GGTGGAAGACAGGCAGGATGTCAATCGGCAGCGGATTCTACGCTACGCCCAGGCCTTTCAGCCGCAAGATGTCCTCTGCTCAGAAGACTTAGACAAAGACTCAGGGGGAAAACTGGAGCTGGGCCGTCCCTTTGGTCCCTACCTGTCCTTTCCTACACCCTCTGTGTCTCGGAGCACCTCCCGCAGCAGCACCAACTGGGAAAGGCTTCGGCAAGGGGCCCTGCGCAGGGACTTGCGGGGCGTGGTCAACAAGGGCCTGGAAgatggggagggctgggagtaCCAGATCTGA